A stretch of [Clostridium] scindens DNA encodes these proteins:
- a CDS encoding Fic family protein yields MEERGYTPPYTISDKIVNLISDISEILTELTIDNKMSPNPRLRRDNRVKTIHASLAIENNSLSLEQVTDIINGKRILGAPDEICEVKNAFEVYEHLLEMNPYSRKDMLKAHKMLMHDLTKEAGAFRQGGVGVFAGKRLVHMAPPAERVPQLVKELMDWVKKDPAHPLIKSSVFHYEFEFIHPFADGNGRMGRMWQTLLLYQWKPIFGWLPIETLIRERQEEYYRVLGEADHKADSRVFIEFLLQAIYDTLVEVESTEQVRVQVSEQVQRLLDALENDTLTTKELMDRLGLKHRPTFRKNYLLPSMKLGLVEMTIPDKPNSSRQKYRKKAVI; encoded by the coding sequence ATGGAAGAGAGAGGATATACGCCACCGTATACTATTTCGGATAAAATTGTAAATCTTATTTCTGATATATCAGAAATTCTAACAGAACTGACTATCGATAATAAAATGAGTCCAAATCCAAGGCTAAGAAGAGATAATCGAGTGAAGACGATCCATGCATCGCTTGCGATAGAAAATAATTCATTATCATTAGAGCAGGTAACGGATATAATTAATGGAAAACGGATTCTGGGAGCGCCAGATGAAATCTGCGAAGTAAAAAATGCATTTGAAGTTTATGAACATTTGCTGGAAATGAACCCTTATTCCAGAAAAGATATGCTCAAGGCACATAAAATGTTAATGCATGATTTAACCAAAGAGGCAGGTGCCTTTAGACAGGGAGGCGTTGGAGTGTTTGCTGGCAAGAGATTAGTACACATGGCCCCTCCGGCAGAAAGAGTTCCGCAGTTAGTGAAAGAGTTGATGGATTGGGTGAAGAAAGATCCGGCCCATCCGCTGATAAAGAGCAGTGTATTTCACTATGAATTTGAATTTATTCATCCATTTGCGGATGGAAACGGGAGAATGGGGCGTATGTGGCAGACACTTCTTCTGTATCAGTGGAAGCCTATTTTTGGATGGCTTCCAATAGAAACCTTGATCAGAGAGAGGCAGGAGGAATACTATAGAGTTTTGGGCGAGGCTGATCATAAGGCTGATTCCAGGGTGTTTATAGAGTTCCTGCTCCAGGCAATTTATGATACGCTTGTAGAGGTCGAGAGCACCGAACAAGTGAGGGTACAAGTGAGCGAACAAGTCCAACGCTTATTGGACGCTTTGGAAAATGATACCTTAACAACAAAAGAGTTGATGGATAGACTGGGGTTAAAGCATAGGCCGACCTTTCGAAAGAACTATCTTTTACCATCAATGAAACTTGGATTAGTTGAAATGACAATTCCGGACAAGCCAAACAGCAGCAGGCAGAAATATAGAAAGAAGGCAGTTATATGA
- a CDS encoding sugar ABC transporter ATP-binding protein produces the protein MDHILEIKNVTKRYPGVVALDNVSLSVRRGEVHALVGENGAGKSTLIKIITGAIKPDEGSIIYQGKNYPELNPILSGEIGIEAIYQEFNLAPDLSVEENIYMGSKVNNSLFIDKKKLTENTMEILKSLNADISPNTKIKDLTVAYMQLVEISKALAKNVKLLIMDEPTAPLTDNEVEILFELVRKLKEKGVSIIYISHRLDEIFELSDRVTVMRDGQMIKTAEIQDITKNQLIFDMVGRELTETYPKRNPKYGDKLLEVKGVCGPSNQETSFCVREGEIVGLAGLVGAGRTEMARLIIGADKKYSGEVYVKGKKAVINSPKDAIENGIAYVSEDRKNQGVLLKMSIRWNITLPILRKLSKFIFISQKEENACVNKYKDALRIKTPSVNQLVGNLSGGNQQKVAVAKWLASESKILILDEPTRGIDVGAKQEIYELINQLTQEGLGIIMISSEMEEIMGMSDRMLVMAEGNVVGELQKEEFSQDKILRYASNITT, from the coding sequence ATGGATCATATATTAGAGATTAAAAATGTTACGAAAAGATATCCGGGCGTAGTAGCCCTTGATAACGTCTCCCTTTCAGTGAGGAGAGGGGAAGTCCACGCGCTGGTTGGTGAAAATGGCGCGGGAAAATCAACTTTGATCAAGATTATTACAGGCGCGATCAAGCCTGATGAAGGAAGCATCATATACCAGGGTAAGAATTACCCGGAACTAAATCCGATCCTGTCGGGAGAGATTGGGATAGAGGCGATCTATCAGGAATTCAATCTTGCTCCGGATCTGTCGGTGGAAGAAAATATCTACATGGGAAGCAAGGTGAATAACAGCCTGTTCATAGATAAGAAGAAGTTAACGGAAAATACGATGGAAATCCTGAAGTCGCTGAATGCGGACATTAGCCCGAATACAAAGATCAAGGATCTGACGGTGGCCTATATGCAGCTGGTAGAGATATCCAAGGCGCTTGCAAAGAATGTAAAGCTGCTGATCATGGATGAGCCGACGGCGCCGCTTACGGACAACGAGGTGGAGATACTCTTTGAACTAGTCAGAAAATTAAAAGAAAAAGGAGTGTCCATTATCTACATATCCCACAGGCTGGATGAGATATTCGAACTGTCCGACCGGGTTACGGTCATGCGTGACGGGCAGATGATCAAGACGGCTGAGATACAGGATATTACGAAGAATCAGCTGATCTTTGACATGGTGGGACGCGAACTTACCGAGACCTATCCGAAGCGTAATCCCAAATATGGGGATAAGCTGCTGGAAGTCAAAGGCGTATGCGGGCCTTCCAACCAGGAGACATCCTTCTGCGTAAGAGAAGGGGAGATCGTAGGGCTTGCGGGCCTGGTGGGCGCGGGCAGAACCGAGATGGCCAGGCTCATTATCGGAGCCGATAAGAAATATTCCGGCGAAGTCTATGTAAAGGGAAAAAAGGCTGTCATTAATTCGCCCAAGGATGCAATCGAGAATGGGATTGCCTATGTGTCGGAGGATCGGAAGAACCAGGGAGTACTGCTTAAGATGTCCATCCGCTGGAATATTACCCTTCCCATACTTAGGAAACTGTCGAAATTTATATTCATCAGCCAGAAAGAGGAAAATGCGTGCGTAAATAAGTATAAGGATGCACTGCGGATCAAGACGCCATCTGTCAACCAGCTGGTGGGAAACCTGTCCGGAGGCAACCAGCAGAAAGTAGCAGTGGCAAAGTGGCTTGCCAGCGAATCAAAAATATTGATTCTGGATGAGCCCACGCGGGGGATTGATGTGGGGGCTAAACAGGAAATCTATGAATTGATCAATCAGCTGACCCAGGAAGGCCTTGGAATCATCATGATATCCTCGGAGATGGAGGAGATTATGGGGATGTCCGACCGTATGCTGGTAATGGCGGAAGGAAACGTGGTAGGGGAACTGCAGAAAGAGGAGTTCTCACAGGATAAGATTCTTAGATATGCATCGAATATAACGACTTAG
- a CDS encoding ABC transporter permease: MDKFKSFIKQYFVLVILIFLIILFGCLQPESFLTMSNFFTVVRQSSIMGIATIGLLFVMIAGGIDLSLGSVISLESVLAAVLLTKFGMGLFPAYALGLLATTLIGLVTGIIIVKTNIFPMIGTLALQIILQGAAYLICGGMPVSNLPSSAKVVGQGYVGMIPLPVILFIVVIIIAGIVLNRTYIGRHFYAIGSNEEAARLSGINTGKLKVATYAIGGFLSGLAGLIMLARISSGQPTAGKNMEMDCLTAAVIGGVSLTGGEGRISTAVCGVLIIGVLTNGMTILNISEYYQLIIRGCIFLGAVCLDGIQKQLAGRKKVKKVA; this comes from the coding sequence ATGGATAAGTTTAAAAGTTTTATAAAGCAGTATTTCGTATTGGTGATATTAATATTCTTGATTATACTATTTGGCTGCCTGCAGCCGGAATCATTTTTGACGATGTCAAACTTCTTTACCGTAGTCCGGCAGTCTTCTATCATGGGAATCGCCACTATTGGCCTGCTGTTCGTCATGATCGCGGGAGGGATCGACCTGTCCCTGGGATCAGTGATATCATTGGAATCTGTCCTGGCAGCAGTCCTTTTGACAAAGTTCGGGATGGGGCTATTCCCGGCATACGCCCTGGGCCTTCTGGCGACTACGCTGATCGGGCTGGTAACCGGGATCATCATCGTAAAGACCAACATTTTCCCGATGATCGGAACCCTGGCTTTGCAGATCATCTTGCAAGGCGCCGCGTATCTGATCTGCGGAGGAATGCCGGTATCCAATCTGCCAAGTTCTGCCAAGGTGGTTGGGCAAGGCTATGTGGGGATGATTCCTCTGCCAGTGATCCTGTTCATCGTTGTCATTATCATTGCTGGAATTGTGCTGAACCGAACCTACATTGGAAGGCATTTTTACGCAATTGGAAGTAATGAAGAGGCGGCAAGGCTCTCCGGCATCAATACAGGCAAATTAAAGGTGGCCACCTATGCGATCGGAGGATTCCTGTCAGGGCTTGCGGGACTTATCATGCTTGCCAGAATCAGTTCCGGACAGCCTACGGCAGGAAAGAATATGGAAATGGACTGCCTGACAGCCGCGGTAATCGGCGGCGTCAGCCTGACCGGCGGAGAAGGGCGCATCTCTACGGCTGTGTGCGGCGTATTGATCATCGGCGTGCTGACCAACGGCATGACGATCCTTAATATCAGCGAATATTACCAGCTGATCATCAGAGGATGCATCTTCCTTGGCGCGGTATGCCTGGATGGAATCCAGAAGCAGCTGGCGGGCAGGAAGAAAGTGAAGAAGGTGGCCTAG
- a CDS encoding response regulator transcription factor, whose product MLKVLIADDEKMICSLISQLLDWNALGYEIVGMAYTGVDAYEMIRKEQPDVIISDIRMPGYDGIELIKRTKEAGIEAEFVMISGFKQFEYAQNAMKYGVKYYLLKPIEEDKLQEIAEEIKDAILSRKQHDHYRNQLELEIQETRDKMKKRFLTSMLFGEQESRKIADCNSINQEYSTSFKEGVFQAVFIKVDTDGGEEESIGSMIEKLEKYTDILGDVCEEHITTEMHSGIITLVNYKFEQEALVRKKIEEMYEEIKKYIDRFEGFSVVLGVGRKMDHFLESNLCLQTAIDAIKYRIRISNTNIIYLENYQFEPYDIDKIVTEGKKQAYLSKVVSGDIRGAQECLAATLREIRYSGGSYSPILFFDILIAYVDLLTDYCKQQDLYSEEYERNLKKWNVSTDNIRSEKMLLAVTEDLIRETLEYAAEEKKSKDIKPIREIKKYIEENYMEEISLGQLAELVDMNASYLSSVFKKETGMTYSEYLILCRVKQASRLLVETNLSIGEIAHQSGYQDARYFSKQFSKQVGLKPSEYRKLYS is encoded by the coding sequence ATGTTAAAAGTATTGATAGCAGATGATGAGAAGATGATATGTTCCTTGATATCCCAATTGCTTGACTGGAATGCGCTGGGGTACGAGATTGTAGGGATGGCATACACTGGGGTGGATGCCTATGAAATGATCCGAAAGGAACAGCCGGACGTCATCATATCTGATATCCGAATGCCGGGATATGACGGCATCGAATTGATAAAAAGGACGAAGGAGGCCGGGATAGAGGCAGAATTCGTTATGATCAGCGGCTTTAAGCAGTTTGAGTACGCGCAGAATGCAATGAAGTACGGCGTCAAATATTATCTTTTAAAACCGATCGAGGAGGATAAGCTTCAGGAAATCGCAGAAGAGATCAAGGATGCCATTCTAAGCAGAAAGCAGCATGATCATTACCGGAACCAGCTGGAATTGGAGATTCAGGAGACTCGGGATAAGATGAAGAAACGGTTCCTGACTTCCATGCTGTTCGGAGAGCAGGAAAGCAGGAAGATTGCCGACTGCAACAGCATTAACCAGGAATACAGCACCAGTTTTAAAGAAGGCGTGTTCCAGGCGGTATTTATCAAGGTTGATACAGATGGAGGGGAGGAAGAAAGCATCGGCTCTATGATCGAAAAGTTGGAGAAATATACCGATATTCTGGGGGACGTGTGCGAGGAGCATATTACCACAGAGATGCATTCGGGGATTATTACCTTGGTGAATTATAAGTTCGAGCAGGAGGCGCTGGTCAGGAAGAAGATAGAAGAGATGTATGAGGAGATTAAGAAATATATAGACCGGTTCGAAGGGTTCTCTGTGGTACTTGGGGTAGGCCGCAAGATGGATCATTTCCTGGAATCCAATCTCTGCCTTCAGACGGCCATTGACGCGATCAAGTATCGGATCCGGATCAGCAATACCAATATCATTTATCTGGAGAATTATCAGTTCGAGCCCTATGATATTGATAAGATCGTGACAGAGGGTAAGAAGCAGGCCTACCTGTCTAAGGTGGTATCAGGCGATATCAGAGGCGCCCAGGAATGTCTGGCCGCTACGCTCAGAGAGATCAGATATAGTGGCGGCAGCTATTCACCCATTCTGTTTTTCGACATCCTGATCGCATACGTAGATTTGCTGACCGATTACTGCAAGCAGCAGGACTTGTACAGCGAGGAATATGAAAGAAACCTGAAAAAATGGAATGTAAGCACAGACAACATCAGAAGCGAGAAGATGCTCCTGGCTGTTACGGAAGATCTGATCAGAGAGACGCTGGAATATGCAGCGGAGGAAAAGAAGTCAAAAGATATCAAGCCAATCCGGGAAATAAAGAAGTATATCGAAGAAAATTATATGGAGGAGATCAGTCTTGGCCAGCTGGCGGAACTGGTGGATATGAATGCCTCGTATCTAAGTTCCGTATTTAAGAAGGAGACGGGCATGACTTACTCGGAGTATCTGATTCTCTGCAGAGTGAAGCAGGCAAGCCGGCTTCTGGTGGAGACGAATCTAAGCATCGGCGAGATCGCGCACCAGTCGGGATATCAAGATGCCAGGTATTTCAGCAAGCAGTTCTCCAAGCAGGTAGGGCTTAAGCCGTCCGAATATAGAAAACTGTATTCATAA
- a CDS encoding sugar ABC transporter substrate-binding protein has product MKKMWRKVLAAAMVLTMILSLAACGSKGDDKSDDKKSSEKSSDVKIGFVVSDMSDAFFAHLVQKMQDDADSKGVTLTVKECPEISDKITGIENFVEAGCTTIICHVTDADALKDAAMNAEDAGVKFISHDSDIEGTSGFIGIDNYEYGYAIGKNAADWINENFEESDTVKVGVCNYPDYPFLVTREEGILAALKELAPNAKVVVTAKAGYTPEGVDVGDAWVQSNSDLNVVVGINDAGVLGVYESFKSAGIKNDKLGMFGGDAVDDALAALKEGGAFKATVTTNMLLHADYFIDMAIELTEKGKLDEREVLFPLDPITPENVDEYIASQE; this is encoded by the coding sequence ATGAAAAAGATGTGGAGAAAGGTGCTGGCAGCAGCGATGGTTCTAACAATGATCCTTTCCCTGGCAGCGTGCGGGAGTAAAGGAGACGATAAGTCTGACGACAAGAAGTCATCCGAGAAATCATCCGATGTAAAGATTGGCTTTGTAGTCAGCGATATGTCAGATGCATTCTTCGCGCACCTGGTGCAAAAGATGCAGGATGATGCTGACAGCAAGGGCGTAACGCTCACGGTAAAGGAGTGCCCAGAGATCAGCGATAAGATTACCGGAATCGAGAACTTCGTGGAGGCTGGATGCACCACGATCATCTGCCACGTTACGGATGCAGACGCGCTTAAGGACGCGGCAATGAACGCAGAGGACGCCGGCGTTAAATTTATCTCTCATGATTCTGATATCGAGGGAACTTCCGGATTCATCGGAATCGACAACTATGAGTATGGATACGCTATTGGAAAGAATGCCGCGGACTGGATCAACGAGAATTTTGAAGAGTCTGATACCGTCAAAGTGGGCGTGTGCAACTATCCGGATTATCCATTCCTGGTAACCAGAGAAGAAGGAATCCTGGCAGCATTAAAAGAACTTGCTCCTAATGCCAAGGTAGTAGTTACCGCCAAAGCAGGCTACACCCCTGAAGGCGTGGATGTAGGAGACGCATGGGTGCAGTCCAACTCTGACTTAAATGTGGTTGTAGGCATCAATGACGCAGGCGTGCTGGGCGTATACGAATCATTCAAATCAGCGGGCATTAAGAATGACAAGCTGGGAATGTTCGGCGGGGATGCCGTAGACGATGCTCTGGCTGCGTTAAAAGAAGGCGGCGCATTCAAAGCCACGGTTACCACGAATATGCTGCTCCATGCGGACTATTTCATCGATATGGCAATCGAGCTGACGGAAAAAGGAAAACTGGACGAAAGAGAAGTCCTGTTCCCGCTTGATCCGATCACGCCAGAAAACGTAGACGAGTATATTGCAAGTCAGGAATAG
- a CDS encoding amidohydrolase family protein, with protein sequence MSVFQEISDYIDTISVIDTHCHKLPRQVGFPAGIQDLVEHSYLGWCHRDWDGTKEAAAEFVRGLKHNSYFFWIEKSLQKLLGTEQRLDENTYPWFDQKIREFSSSLASDDEFLRNVCHYDKIVLDGYWEPGTNLGNPGLYTPTYRINQFLFGYQPDTVDDNGNNPFLVYGWPKDLEFDQYLDKIEEKITEKMAQGCVALKSSLPYDRSIHFKERTYDEAKRGYQNPDASREDIVAFQDYIYFYICRIAAKYDIPFQNHTGLGNLEGSNAMLLKEVISKNPKTRFILFHGSFPWTDDALALIHNYSNVYADLCWLPSISTTTAIYFLKQLIETGKADAITWGCDSWTVIESYGAYLAGRYAVAKALADLIEDAFMTLEEGKELADNIFRTNAKRIYNI encoded by the coding sequence ATGTCAGTATTTCAGGAAATCTCAGATTATATAGATACCATATCCGTGATAGATACCCATTGCCATAAACTGCCCCGGCAGGTAGGATTTCCCGCGGGAATCCAGGATCTGGTGGAACATTCCTACCTGGGATGGTGCCACCGCGACTGGGACGGCACGAAGGAGGCTGCTGCGGAATTTGTAAGAGGCTTAAAGCATAATTCCTATTTTTTCTGGATCGAGAAGAGCCTTCAGAAACTGCTTGGTACAGAACAAAGGCTGGATGAAAATACGTACCCTTGGTTTGACCAGAAGATTAGGGAATTCTCTTCTTCCCTTGCATCGGATGATGAATTTCTGCGGAATGTCTGCCATTATGACAAGATCGTCCTGGACGGATATTGGGAGCCGGGGACGAACCTTGGCAATCCCGGTCTGTATACGCCGACCTACCGGATCAACCAGTTTCTGTTCGGATATCAGCCGGATACGGTGGATGATAACGGCAACAATCCCTTCCTTGTATATGGATGGCCCAAAGACCTGGAGTTCGACCAGTATTTAGACAAGATTGAGGAGAAGATCACAGAGAAGATGGCGCAAGGATGCGTGGCGTTAAAGTCATCCCTTCCCTATGACCGTTCCATTCATTTTAAGGAGCGGACCTATGACGAGGCGAAAAGAGGATACCAGAATCCAGATGCCTCCCGGGAGGATATCGTGGCATTCCAGGATTATATCTATTTTTATATCTGCAGGATTGCGGCAAAGTATGATATTCCATTCCAGAACCATACCGGGCTTGGCAATCTGGAAGGCAGCAATGCCATGCTTCTAAAGGAAGTCATCAGCAAGAATCCCAAGACCAGGTTCATCCTGTTCCATGGAAGCTTCCCCTGGACGGACGACGCGCTGGCGCTGATCCACAATTATTCCAACGTGTACGCGGACCTATGCTGGCTCCCCAGCATATCCACTACTACGGCAATCTACTTCCTGAAGCAGCTTATAGAGACCGGAAAGGCAGATGCCATCACCTGGGGCTGCGACTCCTGGACGGTGATAGAAAGCTACGGCGCATATCTGGCTGGCCGCTATGCGGTGGCAAAGGCGCTGGCGGACCTGATCGAAGATGCGTTCATGACCTTGGAGGAAGGGAAGGAACTGGCGGATAATATATTCCGAACAAATGCAAAGAGAATTTATAATATATAA
- a CDS encoding alpha/beta hydrolase, with protein sequence MGDYRKYLEPEYGEVAPEVEIMEPQAMDMEHKKEWRTKSNYESVAAMTAAYQRCSCYEKIMTVHTEETLLNGNDGPIRLRIYTPEGKKPCPTVVFYHGGAFSMNSIDVYEYVCRYLACYGGMIVVAPDYHLAPEYKFPKGLNEAYDTLVWTSENIRDYGGDPKNISVCGDSSGGNFATVVSMLARDRKGPAVRRQILYYPLTTNVESEMTDSEKHYGKGYFLEYNCMEDPMDFYFNSEEEKESPLASPLLSGNLKGLPPACFISAQCDPLLDQGLMYAAKLEDSGVSVEYHIMEGMVHGFLNWTYGKTFDALNHAIRFIHGTD encoded by the coding sequence ATGGGAGATTATCGAAAGTATTTGGAACCGGAATATGGGGAAGTAGCACCGGAAGTCGAAATTATGGAGCCGCAGGCCATGGATATGGAGCACAAGAAGGAGTGGCGGACGAAGAGCAACTACGAATCCGTGGCGGCAATGACGGCGGCTTACCAGCGGTGCAGCTGCTATGAGAAGATTATGACGGTACATACGGAAGAGACGCTGCTAAATGGAAACGACGGGCCCATACGCCTTCGGATCTATACGCCGGAAGGGAAGAAGCCGTGCCCGACAGTCGTATTCTACCACGGCGGCGCGTTCTCTATGAACAGCATTGATGTATACGAGTATGTGTGCAGATACCTGGCCTGCTACGGAGGCATGATCGTGGTGGCTCCCGATTACCACCTGGCCCCGGAATACAAGTTTCCGAAGGGACTTAACGAGGCATATGATACGCTCGTATGGACCAGCGAGAATATAAGGGATTACGGAGGAGACCCCAAAAACATCAGCGTCTGCGGCGATAGTTCCGGCGGCAACTTCGCGACCGTAGTCTCCATGCTGGCAAGAGACCGGAAAGGCCCGGCTGTCCGCAGGCAGATCTTGTACTATCCATTGACAACGAATGTGGAGAGCGAGATGACAGATTCTGAAAAACACTATGGCAAGGGGTATTTCCTAGAATATAACTGTATGGAAGACCCGATGGACTTTTATTTTAACAGCGAGGAAGAGAAAGAAAGCCCGCTGGCTTCTCCGCTCCTATCCGGAAATCTGAAAGGACTGCCTCCGGCCTGCTTCATATCTGCCCAGTGCGACCCGCTTCTGGATCAGGGGCTGATGTATGCGGCAAAGCTAGAGGACAGCGGCGTAAGCGTGGAGTACCATATCATGGAAGGGATGGTACATGGATTCCTTAACTGGACGTACGGGAAGACATTCGATGCGTTAAATCATGCTATCCGGTTTATCCATGGGACGGATTGA
- a CDS encoding sensor histidine kinase: MDKRKYSSKKIKKIILAGVLIYLLLVIASAILMTGMIESRYLRLFVILAEIALGTGYYTVFYRSIYKPNLRLEQIIRDLNHEQIKEDDDMLREIKSIISSLDSMAIKQKNAEILMKNAEINNLQDQINPHFLYNTLEVIRGEALLNGDRKIADMTASLANYFRYNISRRETFVFLKDELKNSMNYFNIQKNRFGDKISCQIVYHDVEEGQVENCYIPKLLLQPVIENAIYHGLELKMGEGNIKIHITAADSSLKINVADDGLGMSQEKVDELNRDYEDGEEEESSETGGRRHNGVAIRNIKKRLKLYWGDAAYMVIVSDLGVGTQVHISMPLLYQIEEYMS, translated from the coding sequence ATGGATAAGAGAAAATATTCATCGAAGAAGATAAAGAAAATCATCCTGGCAGGAGTGCTCATCTACCTGCTTCTGGTGATTGCCTCGGCGATTCTGATGACCGGCATGATAGAAAGCCGGTATCTGCGCCTGTTCGTTATTCTGGCGGAGATTGCGCTGGGGACAGGTTATTATACGGTCTTCTACCGAAGCATCTACAAGCCCAACCTTCGGCTGGAGCAGATCATCAGGGATCTGAACCATGAGCAGATCAAAGAAGATGACGACATGCTCCGGGAGATTAAAAGCATTATCTCCTCCCTGGATTCTATGGCCATTAAGCAGAAGAACGCGGAGATATTGATGAAGAATGCCGAGATTAATAACCTTCAGGACCAGATCAATCCGCATTTCCTCTATAACACGCTGGAAGTCATACGAGGAGAGGCTTTACTTAACGGTGACAGGAAGATTGCGGACATGACGGCGTCCCTGGCCAATTATTTCCGCTATAACATCAGCAGGAGAGAGACATTCGTATTCCTGAAAGATGAGTTAAAGAACAGCATGAACTATTTTAATATACAGAAGAACCGGTTCGGGGACAAGATATCCTGTCAGATAGTGTACCATGATGTAGAAGAGGGCCAGGTAGAGAACTGCTACATTCCCAAACTGCTCCTTCAGCCGGTGATCGAGAACGCCATCTATCATGGACTGGAACTTAAGATGGGAGAGGGAAATATCAAGATACATATCACTGCAGCGGATTCCAGCCTGAAGATTAATGTTGCGGATGATGGTCTGGGAATGTCCCAGGAGAAGGTAGACGAGTTGAATCGGGATTATGAAGACGGAGAAGAAGAGGAATCCTCCGAGACAGGAGGACGGCGGCATAACGGCGTTGCCATCAGGAATATTAAAAAGAGGCTGAAACTGTACTGGGGGGATGCGGCGTACATGGTGATCGTCAGCGACCTGGGAGTCGGGACACAGGTGCATATATCGATGCCGCTTCTATATCAGATTGAGGAATATATGAGTTGA
- a CDS encoding ATP-binding cassette domain-containing protein — protein sequence MKKNVLLLKNITKEKAGSKVLDQFYVEILSGEIMNLIGLEGSGKEEIYSILFGDECADKGEVWFAGKKYEKGKELPVERSNGIFFIGNQELIIPNLSVAENLYIIEKINYFQFSVSKKKMELQARRMLEQFEIKIAPDKKANELNRYECYILRLMRAYVKRARLIVVDDILDDFSFERIGQIVEILERFKQEGISVLWINSYPDAITESSDKVVVIRQGRNCKMFYKEEYDRQKVFECMIGKKGPKESVQESKAGSRIIFQAENIQNDYFDGLDFCCRQGEMLGIYDLQDKFSRELRRLLLGRRSYSGGLIVEGSPYKADSEYKLVRSHIGVVDGNKYQSLIFPDLTVRENMEMAVYKKTTVCGCFINGRVKRYLDRIGMEICENSRINQEMVNVSRRDAMQIIYRRWQLTKPKILFCFQPFLRLDAVSRQQLEALLLEFKSKGTGIVLSSANISHLLPLCDRILVIEGNRIIREVEKEAFSEYF from the coding sequence ATGAAAAAGAATGTTCTGTTATTGAAAAATATTACAAAAGAAAAGGCCGGCAGCAAAGTGCTGGATCAGTTCTATGTCGAGATTCTAAGCGGCGAGATCATGAATCTGATCGGGCTGGAAGGAAGCGGAAAGGAAGAGATATATTCTATCTTGTTCGGTGATGAATGTGCGGATAAGGGAGAGGTATGGTTTGCGGGAAAGAAGTATGAAAAAGGGAAGGAACTGCCCGTCGAAAGATCCAACGGGATATTTTTTATCGGAAATCAAGAACTGATCATTCCGAACCTGAGCGTGGCCGAGAACCTGTATATTATTGAGAAGATCAATTATTTCCAGTTCAGCGTATCAAAGAAGAAGATGGAACTGCAGGCGCGAAGGATGCTGGAACAGTTCGAGATTAAGATCGCCCCGGATAAAAAGGCCAATGAGCTGAACCGGTACGAGTGCTATATCCTGCGTCTGATGCGGGCATATGTGAAGCGTGCCAGGCTGATCGTGGTGGACGATATTCTGGACGACTTTTCCTTTGAGCGGATCGGCCAGATCGTGGAGATACTGGAACGCTTCAAGCAGGAAGGCATATCCGTGCTGTGGATCAACAGTTATCCGGACGCGATTACGGAAAGTTCCGATAAGGTCGTGGTCATCCGTCAGGGAAGGAACTGTAAGATGTTCTATAAGGAAGAGTACGACAGGCAGAAAGTGTTTGAGTGCATGATTGGAAAGAAAGGTCCAAAGGAGTCGGTACAGGAGTCTAAGGCGGGCAGCAGGATCATCTTCCAGGCAGAGAATATACAGAATGATTATTTTGATGGGCTGGATTTTTGCTGCAGGCAGGGCGAGATGCTTGGCATCTATGACCTCCAGGATAAGTTTAGCAGAGAACTGCGCAGATTGCTTCTGGGCAGGAGAAGCTACAGCGGCGGCTTGATCGTAGAAGGGTCACCCTATAAGGCGGATTCTGAGTATAAACTGGTGAGAAGCCATATCGGCGTGGTGGATGGGAATAAATACCAGTCACTGATCTTCCCGGATCTTACCGTCAGGGAGAATATGGAGATGGCTGTTTATAAGAAGACTACCGTGTGCGGGTGCTTTATTAACGGTAGGGTGAAAAGATATCTGGATAGAATTGGAATGGAGATCTGCGAGAATAGCCGGATCAACCAGGAGATGGTCAATGTCAGCAGAAGGGATGCCATGCAGATCATCTACCGCAGATGGCAGCTTACGAAGCCGAAGATTCTATTCTGCTTTCAGCCATTCCTCAGGCTGGACGCCGTATCCAGGCAGCAGCTGGAGGCTTTGCTGCTGGAATTTAAAAGCAAGGGAACGGGGATCGTATTAAGCAGCGCCAATATATCTCATCTGCTGCCGCTGTGCGACCGAATCCTTGTCATTGAGGGAAATCGGATCATCAGGGAAGTAGAAAAAGAAGCATTTTCCGAGTATTTCTAA